One genomic segment of Hordeum vulgare subsp. vulgare chromosome 2H, MorexV3_pseudomolecules_assembly, whole genome shotgun sequence includes these proteins:
- the LOC123428104 gene encoding peptidyl-tRNA hydrolase 2, mitochondrial-like, giving the protein MGATTSVLSLPVAASFPGAATAIAGAAGCFALGYFLALARLPIHAAAPAPGEEDSEDDSDEDDDENSGRARPAKRAAGRKRTGLRLLFWSRNVVTKSDSAREAERAQAQTASAPLEIENLAKIIEDFKMVLVVRNDLKMGKGKIAAQCSHATLGLFKKLQQRAPKSLRRWERCGQVKVVVKVESEEDMLVLQGRAKSMNLPTHITIDAGRTQIAPNSRTVMAILGPADMVDDVTGGLKLL; this is encoded by the exons ATGGGCGCCACCACCTCCGTCCTCTCTCTCCCCGTGGCCGCCTCCTTCCCCGGAGCGGCCACCGCTATCGCGGGCGCCGCCGGCTGCTTCGCCCTCGGCTACTTCCTCGCCCTCGCCCGCCTCCCCATCCacgccgccgcccccgcccccggtGAAGAAGATTCCGAGGACGACTCGGACGAAGATGATGACGAAAATTCCGGCCGCGCCCGGCCGGCGAAGCGAGCCGCCGGGCGGAAGCGGACCGGGCTCAGGCTGCTGTTCTGGTCCCGGAACGTGGTGACCAAGTCCGACTCCGCCAGGGAGGCCGAGAGGGCGCAGGCCCAGACCGCCTCCGCCCCCCTGGAGATCGAGAACCTCGCCAAGATAATAGAGGATTTCAAGATG GTGCTAGTGGTGAGAAACGACCTGAAGATGGGGAAGGGGAAAATCGCCGCGCAATGCAG CCATGCAACACTGGGCTTGTTTAAAAAACTCCAACAGAGAGCACCAAAGTCATTACGAAG ATGGGAGAGGTGTGGCCAAGTGAAGGTGGTTGTGAAAGTAGAAAGCGAGGAAGATATGCTTGTTTTACAA GGGAGAGCAAAATCTATGAATCTGCCAACTCACATTACCATTGATGCTGGAAGAACACAGATTGCACCTA ATTCCAGAACAGTCATGGCTATTCTTG GGCCGGCTGACATGGTTGACGATGTCACTGGTGGTCTGAAGCTCTTATAA
- the LOC123428103 gene encoding endonuclease 4-like, translating into MGLLLLLHVVLVAAAAGAPAAQAWGKEGHYMTCKIADGFLTKEASAGVKALLPSSANGELAEVCSWADSQRFRYRWSSPLHFADTPKDCKFSYARDCHDTKGNKDACVVGAINNYTAALQDPSTPYNRTESLMFLAHFVGDVHQPLHCGHVDDLGGNTILVRWYKRKSNLHHVWDVDVIEQAMKDLYGRDQDTMIKAIQRNITEDWSSEEKQWEACRSRTKTCADKYAQESAVLACDAYKGVKQDSTLGDEYYFKALPVVQKRIAQGGVRLAAILNRIFSGNGRLQSI; encoded by the exons ATGggcttgctgctgctgctccacgTCGTCCTggtcgcggcggcggcgggagcccCAGCGGCGCAGGCGTGGGGCAAGGAGGGGCACTACATGACCTGCAAGATCGCCGAT GGTTTCCTGACGAAGGAGGCGTCGGCGGGGGTGAAGGCTCTCCTCCCGTCGTCGGCCAACGGCGAACTCGCGGAGGTGTGCTCGTGGGCGGATAGCCAGCGCTTCCGGTACCGGTGGTCGAGCCCGCTGCACTTCGCCGACACCCCAAAAGACTGCAAGTTCAGCTACGCCA GGGACTGCCACGACACCAAGGGGAACAAGGACGCGTGCGTGGTCGGGGCCATCAACAACTACACCGCCGCCCTGCAGGACCCGTCCACCCCGT ATAATCGGACGGAGAGCCTGATGTTCCTGGCCCACTTCGTCGGCGACGTGCACCAGCCGCTGCACTGCGGCCACGTCGACGACCTCGGCGGCAACACCATCCTCGTCCGCTGGTACAAGAGGAAGAGCAACCTGCACCAC GTGTGGGACGTGGACGTCATCGAGCAGGCCATGAAGGACCTGTACGGCAGAGACCAGGACACCATGATCAAGGCCATCCAGCGCAACATCACC GAGGACTGGTCCAGCGAGGAGAAGCAGTGGGAGGCGTGCCGCAGCAGAACCAAGACCTGCGCTGACAA GTACGCTCAGGAGAGTGCAGTGCTGGCCTGCGACGCGTACAAGGGCGTCAAGCAGGACTCCACCTTAGGAG ATGAGTACTACTTCAAGGCGCTGCCGGTCGTTCAGAAGAGGATTGCCCAGGGAGGCGTGAGGCTGGCGGCCATCCTCAACCGGATCTTCAGCGGGAACGGCAGGCTGCAGAGCATCTGA